One region of Bombus affinis isolate iyBomAffi1 chromosome 3, iyBomAffi1.2, whole genome shotgun sequence genomic DNA includes:
- the LOC126914647 gene encoding uncharacterized protein LOC126914647 isoform X4, with translation MKQDQRPRRQALFQIAKVLWHLDIFRRSFRELSGHACMRESCIFCALKDLFSQLQFSQESALPPDTLRRALAESFLDQQRFQLGFMDDAAECFENILLRIHLHIASGEAEDMCSARHCVPHQKFAMTLVEQSVCGACGATSEPLPFTQMVHYVSASALTSQARQTPPNSRNSPDLFGQLLRKAGGMGDIRDCPSSCGAKIQICRTLMNRPEIVSVGVVWDSERPSLEHIMDVFATVGTSLRLSDVFHSVVDSRWGASTVHNLVGVVTYYGKHYSTFFFHTKLKVWIYFDDATVKEIGPRWEQVVEKCRRGRYQPLLLLYATPGGTPVNTENAPKTVTPFPNGNGLKTPPKNNVRRSITPSPEKPSINSTARRAITPNPDSPPHPYTQRRIYSDYQNLTDIQNNIFGNQGVDTVDGEAESKYISRRAVENVMQQQKKQQMQLTRSLSAGSTPQDAISIPDHLNVPRRRDSGNWSGDRNSASSSSSTTMDNPYLYIVNKMQRNSGVPKSPTSKSGELSSSSSGHYDAGYDSYSLSSTDSLPLQQGLKHNLQLAQIPEGYQASSGDDCERLCKETDALLDKSRAAEDAGDLSTAVALCSAASSKARAAMDAPYNNPHTIRTARMKHNTCVMRTRSLHRRMLQEQATANGEKEEGAPEGRHSRENSKSGQHSRQSSRDKGNHSRQNSRELLVNPPSTTTDKPATKSIEIYATLPKKKTLRSKATAVNVIEDEEYMLYDRPMQRTGLFSRTKRCDDDKKDKKRARSEERNKNISKDFSIAPSRSSPSPKGTKVEKSKENDTIANNVRNSQPNNANGEQKQGKKQHKIRRKLLMGGLIKRKNRSMPDLREGQDGQTNASVEGTSNTLPKQSVDDSSVGLKGNEVCQSLSGYLSEGHLEFTGNSNGSPGSTSNPNLERSRLMRKSFHGSAGKVLHVAKVPPPPPLRTTSQLSKSKCSGEVHNEQQSEKSVYPTSESQCTSNPPQDQNGTYWNHVNATNSAGGANRTSNYTDYSSESHSLPFLPSYSMEQNGANVPTSCPSNYNSKPRIQDDVVQYANGILYEPTFVVTRADVHNEQSPVKQQNQVDSLPPYPESGNVSHSRQPSEDFPPPPYPSIHSVSHSRQASEDFPPPPPPIDESSNNVHDQQQYQEQYQHQYQQQQYQQYQQHQQQQQQQIVHMQQRQQQLDNQHISSLLSQLQMKRDQILACEAPREEKRSEEQEEEEKSSGETWLRELQAKQAERRMKKQGPLEQDIPKVRSSAPTISGPTIARRTSDLMMNSLGQNYDQSSRDVPDCPRVVSSVKDMAARFEQIKLQPVPKTEPDQKILMKQNVNCVSPSPLLDAPQDVQVEESRPMKLSTENVTNFTKTDNSSSQSIMNSSFESSSSQNSFISTTAPNNPMQTQQSGLNQAIMSMSLTLPHENGLPIDYPEDDISEVAMQNTIQNTTILPSEDDIAPRKVKRRIGKKKSVSFCDQVVLVATAEDDEKDSYIPNPILERVLRSAMNKPETAQVLREIRSLQEAEMNRENCTATKFQQQTLPLKSEADSVPATPYQDQLRSVNPIPIPDTIKPTFGRQNSNESVGSLSDKKLCGSYGNEGQDVVRDTYSGLPNVSKPPTSYSPQLQQQIRYSQNGYMPYLQSQSTYPQAQTSHPRNQGIPLSQTQKPASPYPTQIQYVQNNVQQQKGMSQKSSYQTYYQLEQQHNQMNKQMSQQQQPNMNQRITNHNASPITVQHSQQQFVYPPTQSPSPYQNQYSHSSYQGYPYQSVPQQNRINQPLPQYQPPPNPPTSYQQQQSMQNYQQRHDNYQRAPQKADQQNILAPNQTYPNALQNGQIQSNMKYPTYQHPPVSKQSKQMHFVPTSKGNPTVAQSTSPLQKPTVGGTARTAPCHLCRKKQVTEPAIYCSDCDFYMSRFRPKN, from the exons GACCTTTTCTCGCAGCTGCAGTTTTCGCAAGAGAGCGCGCTGCCGCCCGACACGCTGCGCCGCGCTCTGGCCGAGAGCTTTCTCGACCAGCAAAGGTTCCAGCTCGGATTCATGGACGACGCTGCGGAATGTTTC GAAAACATTCTTCTGCGTATACATCTTCACATAGCCAGCGGAGAGGCGGAAGACATGTGCAGCGCGAGACACTGCGTGCCACATCAGAAGTTCGCCATGACGTTGGTCGAGCAAAGCGTTTGCGGAGCTTGCGGCGCAACCTCGGAGCCTCTGCCTTTTACACAG ATGGTTCATTACGTGTCAGCGTCGGCACTGACGTCGCAAGCTCGACAGACACCTCCGAATTCGCGAAACAGTCCGGATCTCTTCGGTCAGCTCTTGCGAAAAGCTGGAGGCATGGGCGACATCAGGGACTGCCCC AGCTCCTGTGGTGCGAAAATCCAAATCTGTCGGACCCTGATGAACCGACCGGAAATCGTTTCCGTCGGAGTCGTATGGGATAGCGAACGGCCGTCGTTGGAGCATATCATGGACGTTTTCGCAACCGTGGGAACGTCCCTCAGATTGAGCGATGTTTTCCATAGTGTAGTGGACTCTCGATGGGGTGCCTCGACCGTGCACAATCTCGTTGGAGTCGTCACATATTACGGGAAACACTACTCCACCTTCTTTTTTCACACTAAACTGAAG GTATGGATTTACTTTGACGACGCAACCGTCAAAGAAATTGGACCACGGTGGGAACAGGTGGTGGAAAAGTGCAGAAGAGGCAGGTATCAGCCGTTGCTTTTGCTGTACGCAACTCCTGGAGGAACTCCAGTGAATACGGAGAATGCCCCGAAAACCGTGACGCCTTTTCCGAACGGAAATGGACTGAAGACACCCCCGAAGAATAATGTTCGACGATCGATCACGCCCAGCCCGGAAAAACCATCGATCAACAGTACCGCCAGACGTGCCATCACACCAAATCCTGATAGTCCTCCTCACCCTTATACGCAACGCAGGATTTATAGTGATTATCAGAATCTGACGGACATTCAGAACAACATCTTTGGAAATCAG GGTGTTGATACCGTCGATGGAGAGGCGGAATCCAAGTATATCAGTCGACGTGCCGTGGAAAACGTGATGCAACAGCAGAAGAAACAGCAAATGCAGCTGACACGTAGTCTAAGTGCAGGATCGACACCACAGGATGCTATCAGTATTCCTGACCACTTGAACGTACCACGGAGGCGAGATTCTGGAAACTGGTCTGGTGACCGGAATAGCGCTTCCTCGAGTTCCTCCACCACAATGGATAATCCGTATTTGTACATCGTCAATAAAATGCAGAGGAACTCGGGTGTGCCAAAAAGCCCGACCAGCAAATCTGGAGAACTCTCAAGTAGTAGCAGTGGCCATTACGACGCTGGATACGACTCGTATTCTTTGTCGTCCACGGATAGCCTTCCGCTCCAGCAAGGGCTAAAGCATAACCTGCAG CTTGCCCAGATTCCGGAAGGCTACCAAGCTTCCTCAGGCGACGACTGCGAACGCCTCTGCAAAGAAACCGACGCACTTTTGGACAAATCTCGAGCTGCTGAGGACGCGGGCGATCTCAGCACCGCGGTCGCTTTGTGCAGTGCAGCCAGCAGTAAAGCTAGAGCCGCCATGGATGCACCGTACAACAACCCTCACACTATCAGAACAGCAAGGATGAAGCACAATACTTGCGTGATGAGGACCAGGAGTCTCCACAGAAGAATGTTGCAGGAACAGGCAACAGCAAATGGAGAAAAGGAAG AAGGAGCACCAGAAGGTAGACATTCACGAGAGAACAGCAAATCTGGCCAACACTCTCGACAGAGTTCCAGGGACAAAGGAAATCATTCCCGACAAAACAGCCGAGAACTCCTAGTAAATCCTCCCTCTACAACTACCGACAAACCTGCCACAAAGAGCATCGAGATCTACGCCACGTTACCAAAAAAGAAGACCTTACGCAGCAAGGCAACAGCCGTGAATGTGATCGAGGATGAGGAATACATGTTATACGATCGACCAATGCAAAGAACAGGATTATTCAGTCGTACCAAACGTTGTGACGACGATAAGAAAGACAAGAAACGAGCTCGAAgtgaagaaagaaacaaaaacatCTCTAAAGACTTCTCCATCGCTCCGTCCCGTTCTTCTCCTTCGCCGAAAGGAACCAAAGTGGAAAAATCTAAAGAAAATGACACGATTGCCAATAATGTACGAAATTCTCAACCGAATAACGCCAATGGTGAACAAAAACAAGGCAAGAAGCAACACAAAATTAGAAGAAAATTATTGATGGGTGGGTTGATCAAGAGGAAGAATAGGAGCATGCCAGATTTACGAGAAGGCCAAGATGGACAAACAAACGCCAGCGTGGAGGGTACCTCCAACACTTTACCGAAGCAGTCAGTGGACGATTCAAGCGTTGGTTTAAAGGGAAACGAGGTGTGCCAATCTCTGAGTGGCTATTTATCAGAAGGACACCTAGAGTTTACTGGAAATAGTAATGGCAGCCCAGGCAGTACTAGTAATCCAAATTTGGAGAGAAGTCGTCTAATGAGAAAGAGCTTCCACGGCAGCGCCGGCAAAGTGTTACACGTAGCGAAGGTTCCTCCGCCTCCTCCGCTCAGGACCACTTCTCAACTTAGCAAGTCTAAGTGTTCGGGCGAAGTGCACAACGAGCAGCAATCTGAAAAATCGGTCTATCCAACATCAGAAAGTCAATGTACTTCTAATCCACCTCAAGATCAGAATGGAACATATTGGAATCATGTAAACGCGACAAATTCAGCTGGTGGAGCTAATAGAACATCTAATTACACCGATTACTCGTCCGAGTCTCATTCTCTTCCATTCTTACCCTCTTATAGTATGGAACAAAATGGCGCGAATGTACCAACGTCCTGCCCGTCGAATTATAACAGCAAACCTAGAATTCAGGATGACGTGGTGCAGTATGCTAATGGAATCTTGTACGAACCTACGTTTGTGGTTACCAGAGCGGATGTGCACAATGAACAGAGTCCTGTGAAACAGCAAAATCAAGTGGATTCTCTGCCTCCATATCCTGAAAGTGGAAATGTTTCTCATTCGAGACAACCCAGCGAAGACTTCCCCCCTCCGCCATATCCTTCTATTCATTCTGTATCTCATTCGAGGCAAGCTAGCGAGGACTTTCCACCACCGCCACCTCCTATTGATGAAAGCTCTAACAATGTTCATGATCAACAACAGTATCAGGAACAGTATCAACATCAGTATCAGCAGCAACAGTATCAGCAGTATCAACAACaccagcaacagcaacagcaacagatCGTACATATGCAGCAGCGTCAACAGCAGTTGGATAATCAGCATATTAGTAGCTTATTGTCCCAGTTGCAGATGAAAAGGGATCAGATTTTAGCCTGTGAAGCTCcaagagaggaaaagagatcCGAAGAAcaggaggaagaagaaaaatcaTCTGGAGAAACTTGGTTACGTGAGTTGCAAGCGAAACAGGCAGAGAGGAGGATGAAGAAACAGGGTCCTCTTGAACAAGATATTCCAAAAGTTAGATCGTCTGCTCCAACAATTTCAGGACCAACTATCGCCAGGAGAACGAGCGATTTGATGATGAATAGTCTTGGCCAAAATTACGATCAGTCCAGTCGGGATGTGCCCGATTGTCCCAGGGTCGTTTCTTCTGTTAAAGACATGGCTGCTAGATTTGAGCAAATTAAGCTGCAACCAGTGCCTAAAACAGAACCAGACCAGAAAATTCTAATGAAGCAAAATGTGAATTGTGTTTCTCCTTCTCCACTGTTAGATGCTCCTCAGGATGTGCAAGTGGAAGAATCGAGGCCAATGAAGCTATCCACAGAAAATGTGACGAACTTTACTAAAACTGACAATTCCTCGAGTCAGTCGATCATGAATTCGAGCTTCGAATCTAGTTCCAGTCAGAACAGTTTTATTTCCACTACAGCCCCGAATAATCCCATGCAAACGCAGCAGAGCGGATTAAATCAAGCAATCATGTCGATGTCTCTTACGCTGCCACACGAAAACGGTTTGCCTATTGATTATCCAGAGGATGACATCAGCGAAGTTGCTATGCAGAATACCATACAGAATACGACCATTCTACCAAGTGAGGACGATATCGCGCCAAGGAAAGTGAAACGTCGAATAGGAAAGAAGAAGAGCGTGTCGTTCTGTGACCAAGTCGTTCTCGTTGCAACTGCAGAGGACGACGAGAAAGATTCTTATATACCTAATCCGATTCTGGAAAGGGTTCTACGATCAGCGATGAATAAGCCAGAAACTGCTCAAGTCCTTCGAGAGATTAGAAGTCTTCAGGAAGCGGAGATGAATAGAGAGAATTGCACTGCCACCAAATTCCAACAGCAGACTCTGCCATTGAAAAGCGAAGCGGACAGTGTTCCTGCAACTCCGTATCAAGATCAGTTGAGAAGCGTAAATCCTATACCTATACCAGACACGATTAAACCTACTTTCGGAAGGCAAAATTCAAACGAGTCGGTGGGATCATTGTCAGACAAGAAATTATGTGGTTCTTATGGTAATGAAGGGCAGGATGTTGTCAGGGATACCTACTCAGGACTTCCTAATGTATCCAAACCACCTACATCGTATTCTCCCCAACTCCAGCAACAGATAAGATACTCTCAGAATGGATACATGCCATATTTGCAGTCTCAGTCAACATATCCCCAAGCACAGACATCTCATCCAAGAAACCAAGGTATTCCTCTGTCTCAAACCCAGAAACCAGCCAGTCCTTACCCCACTCAAATTCAGTATGTACAGAATAACGTGCAGCAACAGAAAGGAATGTCCCAAAAAAGCAGCTATCAGACTTATTACCAGTTAGAACAACAACATAATCAGATGAACAAGCAGATGTCTCAGCAACAGCAACCTAACATGAACCAGAGGATTACTAATCACAATGCAAGTCCCATAACTGTTCAGCATTCGCAGCAGCAATTTGTATATCCACCAACTCAATCTCCGAGCCCTTATCAGAACCAATACAGCCACAGTTCCTATCAAGGCTATCCCTATCAATCTGTTCCTCAGCAGAATAGAATAAACCAACCTCTTCCACAGTATCAGCCACCACCCAATCCTCCAACTTCCTATCAACAACAACAGAGCATGCAGAATTACCAACAAAGGCACGATAATTATCAGAGGGCACCGCAGAAGgccgatcaacaaaatattttgGCACCAAATCAAACATATCCTAATGCATTGCAAAATGGCCAAATCCAGTCGAATATGAAGTATCCTACGTACCAGCATCCCCCTGTGTCTAAACAGAGCAAACAAATGCATTTTGTGCCCACGTCAAAGGGTAACCCGACAGTGGCACAATCTACGTCTCCGTTACAAAAGCCTACGGTTGGTGGCACTGCAAGAACCGCGCCGTGTCATCTCTGCCGGAAGAAACAGGTGACTGAACCTGCTATTTACTGTTCAGACTGCGACTTTTACATGTCTCGTTTCCGGCCAAAAAATTGA